In Chryseobacterium lactis, a single genomic region encodes these proteins:
- a CDS encoding translocation/assembly module TamB domain-containing protein, with product MKLKINTTKLLRRIVITFISIVVLLTLLILSLRLPAVQNFIKDKLVVYLEKKIKTKVSLERVYIGFPNSLVMENLYLKGQDVDTLLAVKKLDVGLHMLKLINSTADITSVEMQGARANVVRKADGKFNFDYIIDAFATNDKEESSSKPFIISLDKINLKDIGVTFNDQQSKNDINLYFKSFDTRVKKFDLSKNTYAVNDINLDGLKLKLKQDIVEEVTKKVEKKVDSLNKKQPMNIGLRGIKLTNFDIDYGDENTKTFAKVLFKELSTKVNKLDLENNSYNVANVFLSGADINANLYLPAQNANPKKSAEPEVSKASDQDKAMHLLLGKLVLNDVKATYNNTAIAPTKQGMDFNHMNFSKMNVEVRSFKMENNTFAGTVNSAEIKESRGLDIQKFNTDFVYAEKEAYLKDLYLQTPKTLLRNEVILNYNSIDELTSNLGAVKISANIKDSRIGFSDILNLVPTLKNTVPFNKYPNTILNVNANVKGSVNDLLIRDLKVSGLDQLRVEASGKIKNAMNPDQLYYDLRIGELSSNAKTIFNLVPKNTIPSNISLPSNFSIKGNAKGTTKMVTTDLNLYSTLGNAAIVANVDMRRKNHELYDVKANLQGIQVGKIIQNKDIGPVTAQINAKGESFDFKNANADLKGHVASAVYKGYRYQNMNLTGKINKGAYHVILDSKDPNANLQLTASGIYDEKNPTVKVNGEVIKLDVNKLGFYEKPMIIAGKIDGDFTSLDPNNLNGYLNLKDFAFSDTKEVYPVQEVNLKASSTKDSTQILFNSQVADVELKGKYKLTQIFGALTQTINQYYQFQKPDKKQKIDPGQHFAFTAKVKNDDLIRKFVPDLKDFETINITGNYDADSQKIELDGQIPRLLYGENSIEKGTLKVTNENQALQYNLNVAALKSSSFSLNKINIGGDVANNTINYNVTTKDNKDATQFLIAGNAKSLNDITEISLNPNGLKLNYTDWNVAENNKIQISSKGILADNFILSNGNSQISLQSETNSPSSPLNVSLKDFKIETITELIKKDTVLARGTINGTAQLRDVTKKMTFNSDLNISDLIVYGSPVGNLAVKVNNASPNVLNADIALSGNNNDVKILGDYNTSSSSFDLNMAINKLQMKTLQGFSMNAITNTEGYLSGNLKVTGSTDKPNILGKVKLNDAGLEIAKTGSDFRKLNDEIDFTSRGIEFNKFKINDKDGNSLIVDGQVLTQTYRDFAFNLNVNAKDFKVVNSQKSNDAMMYGVLAIDAGLHIRGNLDLPKVDGRLSVSEDTDFTFVLPQSNPSLQERDGIVEFVDQDQVVLNKTIKTDSLNAQSRIKGMDVSVNIEVNKEAKLSVVIDKANGDFVQLQGEAELTGGIDPSGKTTLVGVYEVNKGSYDLTVSFLKRKFDIQKGSTITWTGEPTMAQMNITAVYKTEAPPIDLVEQQITGRSASEMNQYKQRVPFNTLLKMKGELLKPQLSFDITTEEKNNSISSNVKDVIDQKLAQLRTQESEMNKQVFALLLLNRFIGENPFESGAGMSAETMARQSVSKILSQQLNNLAADLIKGVDLNFGLDSSEDYSTGQKNTRTDLNVDISKKLLNDRLKVTVGSNFGLEGQARQNESMTNIAGNVSVDYSLSKDGRYMLRAYRKDEYQVALQGQIIETGLGFIITLDYDKFREIFQKSKEKKTKKNQNNQVVEFK from the coding sequence TTGAAACTGAAAATCAACACCACAAAACTCTTAAGGCGTATTGTAATAACCTTTATTTCAATAGTGGTTTTACTTACCCTACTGATCTTAAGTTTAAGACTTCCGGCTGTTCAAAACTTTATTAAGGACAAGCTTGTTGTTTATCTTGAGAAAAAAATCAAAACTAAAGTAAGCCTCGAAAGGGTCTATATAGGATTTCCGAACAGTCTTGTCATGGAGAATCTTTACCTCAAAGGACAAGATGTTGATACACTTCTGGCAGTCAAAAAGCTGGATGTTGGTCTCCATATGTTGAAGCTCATCAATTCTACAGCAGACATCACTTCCGTAGAGATGCAGGGTGCCCGTGCCAATGTGGTCAGAAAAGCAGATGGAAAATTCAATTTTGATTATATTATTGATGCTTTTGCCACTAACGATAAAGAAGAGAGTTCTTCCAAGCCGTTTATCATTTCTCTTGATAAAATTAATTTAAAAGATATCGGGGTAACTTTTAATGATCAGCAATCTAAAAACGATATCAATCTATACTTTAAATCATTTGATACCCGGGTTAAAAAGTTTGATCTCAGTAAAAACACTTACGCCGTTAATGATATTAATCTGGACGGATTGAAATTAAAACTGAAGCAGGATATTGTAGAAGAAGTAACCAAAAAAGTTGAGAAAAAAGTAGACTCTCTGAATAAAAAGCAACCGATGAATATTGGTTTGAGAGGCATCAAACTTACCAATTTTGACATTGACTACGGTGATGAAAATACCAAAACATTTGCAAAAGTTTTATTTAAAGAATTAAGTACGAAAGTTAATAAGCTTGACCTTGAAAACAATTCTTACAACGTAGCCAATGTATTTCTTTCTGGGGCAGATATTAATGCCAATCTTTATCTTCCTGCCCAAAATGCCAATCCAAAAAAATCCGCAGAACCGGAAGTTTCAAAAGCTTCAGATCAGGATAAAGCAATGCATCTTCTTTTAGGAAAATTAGTTTTGAATGATGTAAAAGCAACCTACAACAATACCGCCATTGCTCCTACAAAACAGGGAATGGACTTCAATCACATGAATTTTTCAAAAATGAATGTTGAGGTCAGAAGTTTCAAAATGGAAAACAACACCTTTGCCGGAACGGTAAACTCTGCAGAAATAAAGGAATCAAGAGGGCTTGATATTCAAAAGTTCAATACAGATTTTGTGTATGCTGAAAAAGAGGCTTATCTGAAAGATTTGTATCTGCAAACTCCAAAAACGTTGTTACGTAATGAGGTTATCCTGAATTACAATTCAATAGATGAACTTACTTCCAATCTGGGCGCTGTAAAAATTTCAGCCAATATCAAAGATTCCAGAATAGGTTTTTCTGATATTTTAAACCTGGTTCCTACATTAAAAAATACGGTTCCATTCAACAAATATCCAAACACAATCTTAAACGTAAACGCCAATGTAAAAGGAAGTGTAAATGATCTTCTGATTCGGGATCTTAAGGTTTCTGGATTGGATCAATTAAGGGTGGAAGCATCAGGAAAAATCAAAAATGCAATGAATCCTGATCAGTTGTATTATGATCTGAGAATCGGCGAACTTTCTTCCAATGCCAAAACGATTTTCAATCTTGTTCCGAAAAATACCATTCCTTCCAATATTTCCCTTCCATCGAACTTCAGTATAAAAGGGAATGCAAAGGGAACAACTAAAATGGTTACCACGGATCTTAACCTCTACTCTACCCTTGGAAATGCGGCTATTGTTGCCAATGTCGATATGCGTAGAAAAAATCACGAATTATATGATGTAAAAGCCAATCTTCAGGGAATACAGGTTGGAAAAATCATTCAAAATAAAGATATAGGGCCGGTCACTGCACAAATTAATGCAAAAGGAGAAAGTTTTGATTTTAAAAATGCCAATGCAGATCTGAAAGGACATGTTGCCTCTGCAGTCTACAAAGGGTATCGTTATCAGAATATGAATTTAACGGGTAAAATCAATAAAGGAGCTTATCATGTTATTTTAGATTCAAAAGATCCTAATGCCAATTTACAATTGACTGCTTCAGGGATTTATGACGAAAAAAATCCTACCGTAAAAGTAAATGGAGAAGTCATCAAACTGGATGTCAATAAACTTGGTTTCTACGAAAAACCTATGATTATTGCAGGAAAAATAGATGGTGATTTCACAAGTTTAGATCCGAACAACCTGAACGGATATCTTAACCTTAAAGACTTTGCTTTTTCTGATACCAAAGAGGTATATCCTGTACAGGAAGTTAATCTGAAAGCTTCTTCAACCAAAGACTCTACACAAATTCTTTTCAACTCACAAGTTGCAGATGTTGAGCTGAAAGGTAAATATAAACTAACCCAGATTTTTGGTGCGTTAACGCAGACCATCAATCAGTATTATCAGTTTCAGAAGCCTGACAAAAAGCAAAAAATTGATCCGGGACAACACTTTGCCTTTACCGCAAAGGTCAAAAATGATGATTTAATCAGAAAATTCGTACCTGATCTGAAAGATTTTGAAACCATCAATATAACAGGAAACTATGATGCCGATTCGCAGAAAATTGAGCTTGACGGGCAGATTCCGCGTTTATTGTATGGTGAAAATTCCATTGAAAAAGGGACTTTAAAAGTCACCAATGAAAACCAGGCTTTACAGTATAATCTTAATGTTGCCGCTTTAAAAAGTTCCAGCTTTTCATTAAATAAAATTAATATTGGCGGAGATGTTGCCAACAATACCATCAACTACAATGTCACTACAAAGGATAACAAAGACGCCACCCAGTTCCTCATTGCAGGAAATGCAAAATCATTGAATGACATTACTGAAATATCTTTAAATCCAAACGGTTTAAAACTGAATTACACCGACTGGAATGTTGCCGAAAACAATAAAATCCAGATCAGCAGCAAAGGAATTCTGGCAGACAATTTTATTTTGTCAAATGGAAACAGCCAGATTTCACTTCAGTCTGAAACGAATAGCCCAAGCAGTCCTTTAAATGTTTCGTTGAAAGATTTTAAAATTGAAACCATTACAGAACTGATTAAAAAGGATACGGTACTGGCAAGAGGAACCATCAACGGAACGGCTCAATTAAGGGATGTGACAAAAAAAATGACTTTTAATTCTGATTTAAATATTTCCGATTTGATTGTATATGGAAGTCCTGTAGGAAATCTTGCCGTAAAAGTAAATAACGCTTCACCGAATGTTTTAAATGCCGATATCGCCCTTTCCGGAAATAATAATGATGTGAAAATTCTTGGAGATTACAATACGTCTTCAAGCTCATTTGATCTGAATATGGCCATCAATAAGCTTCAGATGAAAACGCTTCAGGGCTTTTCAATGAATGCCATTACGAATACCGAAGGTTATCTTTCAGGAAATTTAAAAGTGACCGGCAGTACAGATAAACCGAATATTTTAGGAAAAGTAAAACTGAATGATGCAGGTCTGGAAATTGCAAAAACCGGCAGTGATTTCAGAAAGCTCAACGATGAAATTGATTTCACCAGCCGTGGGATTGAATTCAATAAGTTTAAAATCAACGATAAGGACGGAAATTCATTGATTGTTGACGGACAGGTTCTTACACAGACTTACAGAGATTTTGCATTTAACCTTAATGTAAATGCTAAAGATTTCAAGGTGGTCAACTCCCAAAAATCGAACGATGCCATGATGTATGGTGTTCTTGCCATTGATGCCGGACTTCATATCCGTGGAAATCTGGATCTACCAAAAGTAGATGGCAGATTGAGTGTTTCAGAAGATACTGATTTCACTTTTGTACTTCCTCAATCTAATCCGTCACTACAGGAAAGAGATGGTATTGTAGAATTTGTGGACCAGGATCAGGTGGTTTTAAATAAAACCATCAAAACAGATTCTCTTAATGCCCAAAGCCGTATCAAAGGAATGGACGTAAGTGTCAATATTGAGGTAAACAAAGAGGCAAAACTTTCGGTAGTTATCGATAAGGCCAATGGTGATTTTGTACAGTTACAGGGGGAAGCTGAATTAACCGGAGGAATTGATCCTTCCGGAAAAACAACCTTGGTAGGCGTTTATGAAGTAAATAAAGGAAGTTATGACCTAACAGTAAGTTTCCTGAAGCGTAAGTTTGATATTCAGAAAGGAAGTACGATTACCTGGACAGGAGAACCAACAATGGCCCAGATGAATATTACCGCTGTATATAAAACTGAAGCTCCGCCAATTGATCTTGTGGAACAGCAAATCACTGGCCGCAGTGCATCGGAAATGAATCAGTATAAGCAGAGAGTGCCTTTCAACACCTTATTAAAAATGAAAGGAGAACTGTTAAAACCTCAGCTTAGTTTTGACATTACTACTGAAGAAAAGAACAACTCTATATCGAGCAATGTAAAGGATGTTATTGATCAAAAACTAGCTCAGCTCAGAACTCAGGAGTCTGAAATGAATAAACAGGTTTTTGCTCTGTTGCTTCTGAATCGTTTCATCGGAGAAAATCCATTTGAAAGTGGTGCCGGAATGTCTGCTGAAACCATGGCAAGACAAAGTGTGAGTAAAATACTTTCTCAACAATTAAATAATCTGGCAGCAGATTTAATTAAAGGAGTTGATCTTAACTTTGGACTTGATTCTTCAGAAGATTATTCAACCGGACAAAAAAATACCAGAACCGACCTTAATGTGGATATCAGTAAAAAATTACTCAATGACCGATTAAAGGTAACCGTAGGAAGTAATTTCGGATTGGAAGGACAAGCCCGTCAAAATGAAAGTATGACTAATATAGCAGGTAATGTTTCCGTAGATTATAGCCTTTCTAAAGACGGACGGTATATGTTACGTGCTTACCGTAAAGATGAATATCAGGTGGCACTTCAAGGACAAATCATAGAAACCGGACTTGGATTTATCATCACGTTGGATTACGATAAATTCCGGGAGATTTTCCAAAAATCAAAAGAGAAGAAAACCAAAAAGAATCAAAATAACCAAGTGGTAGAATTTAAATAA
- the tamL gene encoding translocation and assembly module lipoprotein TamL has translation MNNKFHTYCKYLLASGLVSTIISCSNTRFLKEGQMLYTGAEVKIANDTISKQEKKDLQSALEDNLRPKPNSTFLGLRPKLYFYNIAKEPKKDKGFNYWLKYKVGEKPVLLGDVDREFNKDIIENYSENKGYFNAKATYDTVSKNKRAKVIYTVRPGARYLIDGVKFQKDSTLVNQEIQNLTGKTLLKNGKPFDLDVIKTERERIDNGLKERGFYYFHPDNIIVQADSTVNKNHKVELNVKLKDNTPDLATQQFSIDNVIVFPNYNIQDVKDGKYSIPMNKDSLSKYAFDDIYVIDPQHKFKPKIFDRALYFKKGDLYNRSNHNLTLNRLISLGVFKFVKNEFVTSDSLHHKFDTYYLLTPRQIQSLRLEALGRTNSANYGGGELNLNWTHRNFFRGAEQFKAAIYGAFDFQMGGPKDANNIFRAGTNVQLSIPRIVAPFRFNSSSAFVPRTNITLGYEFQNRTQYYTLNNFTGSFGYVWKENIRKEHELKVIDITLVSPAKVTKLYDSISANNAAMQRVVQEQLIFGPTYSYTYTNTMLPRKNTFYYKGTLDLAGNITGLVTGANAKKGKEKEIFGIPFSQYAKIENDLRFYHKFTEKTSLATRLIAGIAYPYGNSEYIPFSKQFFSGGSNSIRAFRARTLGPGSFDPRTLPEGGFFDQSGDIKLELNAEYRANLYKFLNVAAFVDAGNIWLINSDKDRPGAAFSKDFLNEIAVGAGVGLRLDFSILILRLDLAMPLRVPYYEKGDRWTFDKINFGDPSWRKDNLILNIAIGYPF, from the coding sequence ATGAATAACAAGTTCCATACATATTGTAAATATCTGTTGGCTTCCGGATTGGTATCTACAATAATTTCCTGCAGCAATACCCGATTTTTGAAAGAAGGTCAGATGCTGTACACAGGTGCTGAAGTAAAAATTGCAAACGATACAATTTCAAAACAGGAGAAAAAAGACCTTCAGTCTGCCCTGGAAGACAATTTGAGACCTAAGCCAAATTCTACATTTTTGGGGTTGCGTCCCAAATTATATTTCTACAATATCGCTAAAGAGCCTAAGAAAGATAAAGGTTTTAATTATTGGCTCAAATATAAAGTAGGTGAAAAGCCGGTTCTGCTGGGCGACGTAGATCGTGAATTCAATAAAGATATTATTGAGAATTATTCTGAAAACAAAGGATATTTCAATGCAAAAGCAACCTATGACACCGTTTCAAAAAATAAGAGAGCCAAAGTTATTTATACGGTAAGACCCGGAGCCAGGTACCTGATCGATGGTGTTAAATTTCAGAAAGATTCTACTTTGGTTAATCAGGAAATTCAGAATTTAACAGGAAAAACATTGTTAAAAAATGGAAAGCCTTTTGATCTGGATGTCATTAAAACTGAAAGAGAGAGAATTGATAATGGATTAAAAGAAAGGGGATTCTATTATTTCCACCCTGATAATATTATTGTACAGGCAGACAGTACGGTAAACAAAAATCATAAGGTTGAGCTTAACGTAAAACTTAAAGATAATACTCCTGATCTGGCGACTCAACAATTTAGCATTGATAATGTTATTGTATTTCCTAATTATAATATTCAGGATGTAAAAGATGGGAAGTACAGCATTCCGATGAATAAAGATTCTCTTTCAAAATATGCCTTTGACGACATTTATGTGATTGATCCGCAGCATAAATTCAAACCAAAAATCTTTGACAGAGCTTTATATTTTAAAAAGGGAGATCTTTACAACCGTTCCAATCATAATTTAACCTTAAATAGATTAATCAGTCTTGGTGTTTTCAAGTTTGTGAAAAATGAGTTTGTAACCTCAGATTCTTTACATCATAAATTTGACACCTATTATTTATTGACTCCAAGACAAATCCAGTCACTACGGTTAGAGGCTTTAGGAAGAACAAACTCTGCCAACTATGGAGGTGGAGAGCTCAATCTGAACTGGACGCACAGAAACTTCTTCAGAGGAGCAGAACAATTTAAAGCAGCAATTTACGGAGCTTTTGATTTTCAGATGGGAGGACCCAAAGATGCCAACAACATTTTCCGGGCGGGGACGAATGTACAGCTTTCCATTCCGAGAATTGTGGCACCATTCCGTTTTAATTCTTCGAGTGCTTTTGTACCAAGAACCAATATTACATTGGGATATGAATTCCAGAACCGTACTCAATATTATACTCTTAATAATTTTACCGGCTCATTCGGATATGTGTGGAAAGAAAATATAAGAAAAGAACATGAATTGAAAGTAATCGATATTACGTTGGTTTCGCCCGCTAAGGTCACCAAATTATATGATTCGATCTCCGCCAATAACGCAGCCATGCAAAGAGTTGTGCAAGAGCAGCTTATTTTCGGGCCTACCTACTCTTATACTTATACCAATACCATGCTTCCGAGAAAAAATACCTTCTATTATAAAGGAACTTTGGATCTTGCAGGAAATATTACAGGGCTTGTTACAGGTGCCAATGCCAAAAAAGGCAAGGAAAAAGAAATCTTCGGAATTCCCTTTAGTCAATACGCCAAAATTGAAAATGACTTAAGATTCTATCATAAATTTACGGAGAAAACGTCTCTTGCCACAAGGCTAATTGCAGGAATTGCTTACCCTTATGGAAACTCAGAATATATCCCTTTCTCTAAACAATTTTTCTCAGGAGGTAGCAACAGTATCCGTGCATTCCGTGCAAGAACATTGGGACCGGGAAGCTTTGACCCCAGAACATTACCGGAGGGAGGCTTTTTTGATCAGTCCGGAGATATTAAGCTGGAATTAAATGCAGAGTACCGAGCCAACCTCTATAAATTTTTAAATGTTGCCGCCTTTGTTGATGCCGGAAATATTTGGTTAATCAACAGCGATAAGGACAGACCGGGCGCTGCATTTTCAAAAGATTTTTTAAACGAAATTGCCGTGGGTGCCGGAGTTGGTCTGAGACTTGATTTCTCTATCCTGATTTTAAGGCTGGATTTAGCCATGCCTTTGAGAGTTCCTTATTATGAAAAAGGGGACAGATGGACTTTCGATAAAATTAATTTCGGAGATCCTAGCTGGAGAAAAGATAATCTTATTTTAAATATTGCCATCGGATATCCTTTTTAA
- a CDS encoding YihY/virulence factor BrkB family protein, translating into MIKNAQFFWEVLKDTFTEWNSSSASKDSASLAYYAIFSIPGLLIIIIWVLGNFFGEEAIRGQISTQISGIMGPDVAKSIEGMLAGALIDKKNIFMKAVGVGALVFGSTTLFFQLQHTLNSLWDVESAPKKALLKFLLDRANSLGMILILGFLLMITMILSSLISLFNTIITQYFGFETYMLVELVNFSIGFGLVMLLFALMFKVLPDVQITWKSVWRGAFLTTVLFTLGKFLLSLYFSQMKPTSTFGAAGTVILIMMWINYSCMLIFFGAKFTKVYTYKKGYPVVLSKHARWNAAKLYADSLKQMHGENEKG; encoded by the coding sequence ATGATCAAAAATGCTCAATTTTTCTGGGAAGTTTTAAAAGACACCTTTACAGAATGGAATAGTTCTTCCGCATCAAAAGATTCGGCAAGTCTTGCCTATTATGCGATCTTTTCAATTCCGGGATTATTGATCATTATTATTTGGGTATTGGGTAATTTTTTTGGTGAAGAGGCTATCCGGGGACAGATCAGCACTCAGATCAGCGGGATTATGGGACCGGATGTTGCTAAAAGTATTGAAGGCATGCTCGCCGGAGCACTCATTGATAAAAAGAATATTTTTATGAAAGCCGTAGGAGTAGGCGCATTGGTTTTCGGTTCTACAACCCTATTCTTTCAGCTTCAGCATACATTAAATTCACTTTGGGATGTGGAATCTGCTCCGAAGAAAGCATTATTAAAATTTTTACTGGATAGAGCCAATTCTCTGGGTATGATTCTTATTCTCGGCTTTTTATTGATGATTACCATGATTCTTTCTTCATTAATCAGCCTTTTTAATACCATCATTACCCAATATTTCGGTTTTGAAACCTATATGCTGGTAGAATTAGTCAACTTTTCAATAGGCTTTGGACTTGTTATGCTTTTATTTGCTTTAATGTTTAAAGTTCTTCCGGATGTTCAGATCACCTGGAAATCGGTTTGGAGAGGTGCTTTCCTTACAACCGTGTTATTTACATTAGGAAAATTTTTGCTAAGCTTATATTTCAGCCAGATGAAACCAACCTCCACTTTTGGAGCTGCCGGGACGGTTATTCTGATTATGATGTGGATTAATTATTCCTGTATGCTGATATTTTTTGGAGCAAAATTCACCAAGGTTTATACCTATAAAAAAGGATATCCTGTAGTTCTTTCCAAACATGCAAGATGGAATGCAGCCAAGCTGTATGCTGACAGTCTGAAACAAATGCATGGTGAGAATGAAAAGGGATAA
- the argS gene encoding arginine--tRNA ligase, which yields MNIKDIIEQKLSEVILNVYQLKDIKLEVQENKTEFEGDFTIVTFPLVKQLKKNPESIGVELGEALTEQTELFESFNVVKGFLNVKVKNQLFIDNFRSVSDNFSTIEKKNATVMVEYSSPNTNKPLHLGHIRNNLLGFSVAQILKEAGYDVIKTQIINDRGIHICKSMLAWEKFGNGETPETTNTKGDKFVGNYYVEFDKNYKKEIADLVAQGVGEEQAKKDAPMIKEAQQMLVDWENGDDKVRALWAEMNSWVYKGFNETYKRLGVDFDQVQYESNTYILGKDLIQAGLDKGVLYQKEDGSVWCDLTDEGLDQKLLLRSDGTSVYMTQDLGTAVERFKQGNIQKLIYTVGNEQDYHFQVLFKILKKLGYEWADQLFHLSYGMVELPEGKMKSREGTVVDADDLMQEMYATAKSKAQELGKLETLSEEDKEASYETVGLGALKYFMLKVDPKKKMLFNPAESIDFNGNTGPFIQYTYARIQSLLAKAGYAQQETADIVLNQFEKELIMQLANFKTVVAKSAETLSPALVANYIYDLVKSYNSFYQNNPILNQDDENVKQFRLNLSDVTAKTIKKSLELLGIGTVNRM from the coding sequence ATGAATATTAAAGATATTATAGAACAAAAGCTTTCAGAGGTTATTTTAAATGTCTATCAGTTAAAAGACATCAAGCTGGAAGTTCAGGAAAATAAAACGGAATTTGAAGGTGATTTTACTATCGTTACCTTTCCGTTGGTAAAACAATTAAAGAAAAACCCTGAAAGCATTGGGGTTGAGCTAGGTGAGGCTTTAACGGAGCAAACAGAATTGTTCGAGAGCTTTAACGTAGTAAAAGGGTTTCTTAATGTGAAAGTTAAAAACCAGTTGTTCATCGATAACTTCAGATCGGTAAGCGATAATTTTTCGACGATAGAAAAGAAAAATGCAACTGTAATGGTTGAATATTCATCCCCAAATACCAATAAACCTCTGCACCTGGGGCATATAAGAAATAACCTGTTAGGATTTTCTGTGGCTCAGATTTTAAAGGAGGCAGGATATGATGTGATCAAAACACAGATTATCAACGACAGAGGGATTCATATCTGTAAATCGATGTTGGCGTGGGAGAAATTCGGAAATGGAGAAACTCCTGAAACAACGAATACCAAAGGCGACAAATTTGTTGGAAACTACTACGTAGAATTCGATAAAAACTATAAAAAAGAAATCGCTGACCTTGTAGCACAAGGAGTAGGGGAAGAGCAGGCTAAAAAAGATGCTCCGATGATCAAAGAAGCCCAACAAATGCTTGTGGACTGGGAAAACGGAGACGATAAAGTAAGAGCACTTTGGGCTGAAATGAATTCTTGGGTATACAAAGGATTCAACGAAACCTATAAAAGATTAGGCGTAGATTTTGACCAGGTTCAATACGAAAGTAATACCTATATTTTAGGAAAAGACCTTATTCAGGCAGGCCTGGATAAAGGAGTTCTATATCAAAAAGAAGATGGTTCCGTTTGGTGCGATTTGACAGATGAAGGGCTGGATCAGAAATTATTATTACGTTCAGACGGTACTTCAGTCTATATGACTCAGGACTTGGGTACAGCAGTAGAGCGTTTTAAACAAGGTAATATCCAGAAGCTGATCTACACCGTAGGAAACGAGCAGGATTATCACTTCCAGGTTTTATTTAAAATATTAAAGAAACTGGGCTATGAGTGGGCAGATCAGTTATTTCACCTTTCATACGGAATGGTAGAACTTCCTGAAGGTAAAATGAAATCCCGTGAAGGAACTGTTGTAGATGCTGATGATCTGATGCAGGAAATGTATGCTACTGCAAAATCAAAAGCTCAGGAACTTGGGAAACTGGAAACGTTGTCTGAAGAAGATAAAGAAGCATCATACGAAACCGTAGGATTGGGAGCCTTGAAATATTTCATGCTAAAAGTGGACCCAAAGAAAAAAATGCTTTTCAACCCTGCAGAAAGTATTGATTTCAACGGAAATACAGGACCGTTTATTCAGTATACCTATGCCCGTATTCAGTCATTGTTAGCTAAGGCAGGTTATGCACAACAAGAAACTGCAGATATTGTCTTAAACCAATTTGAAAAAGAATTGATTATGCAATTGGCTAATTTTAAAACGGTAGTTGCCAAATCAGCAGAAACATTAAGTCCTGCGCTGGTAGCCAACTATATATATGACCTTGTAAAATCATACAACTCATTCTATCAGAATAATCCAATTCTGAATCAGGATGATGAAAATGTAAAACAATTCCGTTTAAATTTATCGGATGTCACTGCGAAGACCATTAAGAAGTCTTTAGAGCTTCTGGGAATCGGAACAGTAAACAGAATGTAA